One Cucumis sativus cultivar 9930 chromosome 1, Cucumber_9930_V3, whole genome shotgun sequence DNA segment encodes these proteins:
- the LOC105435817 gene encoding uncharacterized protein LOC105435817, with product MITEFSAPKSVVMNIKLPKKFLYLFAKGALFLISFFFIYFSLSSDLFNHTNFWFFLSNTLIFVIALDSGAFSSPSSFVPAAKPNPSSPQHNFNNTIVVNQLPNSPIPAQNEEEETIIPLTTEISFPCKFNNPIKPYQRSKSEKDIKRMVEKAKKVRMRRSKTMIKQNGTSTKEKEEENDEFTKMTDEELNRRVEEFIERFNRQIRLQEMNEDENEKEDRF from the exons ATGATCACAGAATTTTCAGCACCAAAATCAGTAGTAATGAACATAAAATTGCCCAAAAAGTTTCTCTATTTATTTGCAAAGGGAGCTTTGTTTCTtatctccttcttcttcatttacttctctctttcttctgaTCTCTTCAACCATACCAACTTCTGGTTTTTCCTTTCCAACACTCTCATTTTCGTCATTGCCCTCGATTCCGGCGCCTTCTCTTCGCCGTCTAGCTTCGTCCCCGCCGCAAAACCCAACCCATCCTCCCCACAACATAACTTTAATAACACTATAGTCGTTAATCAACTTCCTAATTCACCCATACCAGCTcaaaacgaagaagaagaaacaataatCCCACTTACCACAG aAATTTCATTTCCTTGTAAATTCAATAATCCAATTAAACCTTACCAACGAAGCAAGTCAGAGAAAGACATCAAAAGGATGGTAGAGAAGGCAAAAAAGGTCAGAATGAGGAGATCAAAGACAATGATAAAACAGAATGGGACATCAacgaaagagaaagaagaagaaaatgatgagtTCACAAAAATGACAGATGAAGAATTGAATAGAAGAGTGGAAGAATTTATCGAAAGATTCAATAGACAAATAAGACTCCAAGAAATGAATGAAGATGAGAATGAGAAAGAGGAtagattttga